A part of Haloarchaeobius sp. HME9146 genomic DNA contains:
- a CDS encoding HD domain-containing protein, which translates to MKTIKDSVHDHIEVDGVARALLDTPEMQRLRHITQLGTASLVYPSANHTRFEHSLGVYHNACEALDHLGIEGENAEKIRAAAILHDVGHGPFSHNLEPLTQRRTGKYHDDVHELFERGAVGEVLREHDIAPHEIADLVAGDGKYGQIVSGELDVDRMDYLVRDAHHTGVPYGTIDHARLLRELTFADGELVLDEGNVQTAESLLVARALMTPTVYGHHVARISKAMLRQAGERLLDTTDTTPEEFRRMDDHDLLYTLRNTESTAELARRFDHRDLFKRAVWAEYEDVPESLLAADHEDIRGWELELADRAGLSAGEVILDVPGEPSMTESSTRVLVNGEARRLDEQSPLVQALQSAQQAQWRLGVYAPEEATDQVRSAVVRTLDIEESALVSEVGAGLHATLDQFAEEP; encoded by the coding sequence ATGAAGACCATCAAGGACAGCGTCCACGACCACATCGAGGTGGACGGTGTGGCGCGGGCGCTGCTCGATACGCCGGAGATGCAGCGACTCCGGCACATCACGCAGCTCGGCACCGCCTCGCTGGTCTACCCGTCGGCGAACCACACACGCTTCGAGCACTCGCTGGGGGTGTACCACAACGCCTGCGAGGCGCTCGACCACCTCGGCATCGAGGGCGAGAACGCGGAGAAGATTCGCGCGGCCGCCATCTTGCACGACGTGGGCCACGGCCCGTTCTCGCACAACCTGGAGCCGCTGACCCAGCGCCGGACCGGGAAGTACCACGACGACGTCCACGAGCTGTTCGAACGCGGGGCCGTCGGCGAGGTCCTGCGCGAGCACGACATCGCCCCCCACGAGATCGCCGACCTGGTCGCCGGCGACGGGAAGTACGGGCAGATCGTCTCGGGCGAACTCGACGTGGACCGGATGGACTACCTGGTGCGTGACGCCCATCACACGGGTGTCCCCTACGGGACCATCGACCACGCACGCCTGCTGCGCGAACTCACCTTCGCCGACGGCGAGCTGGTGCTCGACGAGGGGAACGTCCAGACCGCCGAGAGCCTGCTGGTGGCGCGAGCCCTGATGACGCCGACCGTGTACGGACACCACGTCGCGCGTATCTCGAAGGCGATGCTCCGACAGGCCGGCGAGCGCCTGCTCGATACGACCGACACCACGCCCGAGGAGTTCCGCCGGATGGACGACCACGACCTGCTCTACACGCTGCGCAACACCGAGAGCACGGCCGAACTCGCCCGGCGGTTCGACCACCGTGACCTGTTCAAGCGCGCGGTGTGGGCCGAGTACGAGGACGTGCCGGAGTCGCTGCTCGCGGCCGACCACGAGGACATCCGGGGCTGGGAACTCGAACTCGCGGACAGGGCCGGACTCTCGGCCGGGGAGGTCATCCTCGACGTCCCCGGTGAGCCGTCGATGACGGAGTCTTCGACCCGGGTCCTCGTCAACGGCGAGGCCCGGCGGCTCGACGAGCAGTCACCCCTGGTGCAGGCGCTCCAGTCCGCCCAGCAGGCGCAGTGGCGACTCGGTGTGTACGCGCCAGAAGAGGCGACCGACCAGGTGCGGAGTGCGGTCGTCAGGACGCTCGATATCGAAGAGAGCGCGCTCGTCTCGGAGGTCGGGGCGGGACTGCACGCGACGCTCGACCAGTTCGCGGAGGAACCATGA
- a CDS encoding amidohydrolase family protein has product MILEGTILAGDEFEPVEGRVVVEDGEIQAVEEAPVESDDIVLPAFVNAHTHIGDSIAKEAGGGLSLEELVAPPDGLKHRLLRQTSYEEKVAAMRRSLQFMQSGGTATCVEFREGGVEGVRAIHEAADGLDIDPVVLGRETIDAMRLDDADGFGASGANDAEFGEERAATTDAGKLFGIHAGEADPSDIDPAMDLDPDFLVHMCHPEPRHLDRVAEAGTPIAVCPRSNLVTDVGLPPIREWLDRTTVALGTDNVMLNSPSMFREMEFTAKLCDVTATEVLRMATLSGAELAGLNYGCIEPGRDAKLLVLDGDSDNLAGVRDPVRAVVRRAETSDVARVVL; this is encoded by the coding sequence ATGATTCTGGAAGGAACCATCCTCGCCGGGGACGAGTTCGAGCCGGTCGAGGGCCGCGTCGTCGTCGAAGACGGCGAGATACAGGCCGTCGAAGAAGCGCCGGTCGAGAGCGACGATATCGTCCTTCCGGCGTTCGTCAACGCCCACACTCACATCGGGGACTCCATCGCGAAGGAGGCTGGCGGCGGTCTCTCGCTCGAAGAACTCGTCGCGCCACCGGACGGGCTCAAGCACCGGTTGCTCAGACAGACCAGCTACGAGGAGAAGGTCGCGGCGATGCGCCGGTCGCTCCAGTTCATGCAGTCGGGTGGAACCGCGACCTGCGTGGAGTTCCGCGAGGGCGGCGTCGAGGGCGTCCGGGCCATCCACGAGGCAGCGGATGGGCTCGACATCGACCCGGTCGTGCTCGGGCGGGAGACCATCGATGCGATGCGACTCGACGACGCCGATGGCTTCGGAGCCTCGGGCGCGAACGACGCCGAGTTCGGCGAGGAGCGGGCGGCGACCACCGACGCAGGGAAGCTGTTCGGTATCCACGCCGGGGAGGCCGACCCCTCCGACATCGACCCCGCGATGGACCTCGACCCGGACTTCCTCGTCCACATGTGCCATCCGGAGCCGCGCCACCTCGACCGCGTCGCCGAGGCGGGCACGCCCATCGCGGTCTGCCCGCGCTCGAACCTCGTCACCGACGTGGGGCTCCCCCCAATCAGGGAGTGGCTCGACCGCACCACGGTCGCGCTCGGCACAGACAACGTGATGCTCAACTCGCCGTCGATGTTCCGCGAGATGGAGTTCACCGCGAAACTGTGCGACGTGACCGCGACGGAGGTACTGCGGATGGCCACGCTCTCGGGGGCGGAACTGGCCGGCCTGAACTACGGCTGCATCGAGCCCGGGCGGGACGCGAAGCTGCTCGTCCTCGACGGCGACTCGGACAACCTGGCTGGTGTTCGCGACCCCGTTCGGGCGGTCGTGCGGCGTGCAGAGACCAGCGACGTGGCCCGGGTCGTGCTCTGA
- a CDS encoding universal stress protein yields MYDRILVPTDGSQGVERAIRHAVDLAAAHGSTLHAVYVLNSASYGGVPIETSWEGLHDMLQQEGEHAIERVRAIAEPEAVPVVGTILEGSPSKEVVRYAEENDCDLVVMGTHGRGGIDRLLLGSVAERVVRSSAVPVLTVQVGEQE; encoded by the coding sequence ATGTACGACCGTATCCTCGTCCCGACCGACGGCTCACAGGGGGTCGAGCGTGCCATCCGGCACGCGGTAGACCTCGCGGCCGCCCACGGTTCGACACTCCACGCTGTGTACGTCCTGAACTCCGCGAGCTACGGCGGAGTCCCTATCGAGACATCGTGGGAGGGCCTGCACGACATGCTCCAGCAGGAGGGCGAGCACGCCATCGAGCGGGTGCGAGCCATCGCCGAACCCGAGGCGGTACCTGTGGTCGGGACCATCCTCGAAGGCTCCCCGAGCAAGGAGGTGGTCCGCTACGCCGAGGAGAACGACTGCGACCTCGTCGTGATGGGCACCCACGGCCGCGGGGGAATCGACCGGTTGCTCCTGGGGAGCGTCGCCGAGCGCGTCGTCCGGTCGTCGGCCGTGCCGGTGCTGACGGTGCAGGTCGGCGAACAGGAGTGA
- a CDS encoding biotin--[acetyl-CoA-carboxylase] ligase, which translates to MNETRRAVLDALADGPISGPALADALGVSRAAVWKHVEALREAGFDVESGDGGYALTGVPEYGGLAIEYGLDAPYEIEYHDSIDSTNRRARELAGEGESNVVVVADEQTGGRGRLDREWSAPSGGVWASVVLRPEIPPAQVPILTLAAAVAVTRAAREAGVDAGIKWPNDVLVSVANEGSSGGADGVHGSVANEGETRKLSGILTEMEGEADRVSWVVVGIGVNVNVDASDLPGTATTVRELVGDVDRRSFLQRVLESFHELVADTDSVLPAWREASLTLGQRVRVETPGGEVVGDAVDVAFPGTLLVDTGEGITRVSAGDCEHLRPAE; encoded by the coding sequence ATGAACGAGACGAGACGCGCGGTGCTCGACGCGCTCGCGGACGGCCCCATCTCTGGGCCCGCACTCGCGGACGCGCTCGGCGTCTCCCGCGCGGCGGTCTGGAAGCACGTCGAAGCCCTCCGCGAGGCCGGGTTCGACGTCGAGAGTGGTGACGGCGGCTACGCCCTCACTGGGGTCCCCGAGTACGGCGGGCTGGCCATCGAGTACGGCCTCGACGCCCCCTACGAGATAGAGTACCACGACAGCATCGACTCCACCAATCGGCGCGCCCGCGAACTCGCCGGCGAGGGCGAGTCCAACGTCGTGGTCGTCGCCGACGAGCAGACCGGCGGGCGAGGCCGACTCGACCGGGAGTGGAGCGCCCCCAGCGGTGGCGTCTGGGCGTCGGTCGTCCTCCGCCCGGAGATTCCCCCGGCGCAGGTCCCGATTCTCACGCTCGCCGCCGCGGTCGCGGTCACCCGTGCTGCACGTGAAGCCGGCGTCGATGCGGGTATCAAGTGGCCGAACGACGTCCTCGTGAGCGTCGCGAACGAGGGCTCGTCGGGTGGGGCCGACGGTGTTCACGGGAGCGTCGCGAACGAGGGGGAGACCCGCAAGCTCTCGGGCATCCTGACCGAGATGGAGGGCGAGGCCGACCGCGTCTCCTGGGTCGTCGTCGGTATCGGCGTCAACGTCAACGTCGACGCGTCGGACCTCCCCGGGACCGCGACGACGGTTCGCGAGCTCGTCGGCGACGTGGACCGACGAAGCTTCCTCCAGCGCGTGCTCGAATCGTTCCACGAGCTCGTGGCGGACACGGATTCCGTGCTGCCGGCGTGGCGCGAGGCGTCGCTGACGCTCGGCCAGCGGGTGCGAGTCGAGACCCCCGGCGGCGAGGTGGTCGGCGACGCGGTCGACGTGGCGTTCCCGGGGACGCTCCTCGTCGACACCGGCGAGGGCATCACTCGCGTCAGTGCGGGCGACTGTGAACACCTGCGACCGGCCGAATAA
- a CDS encoding tyrosine--tRNA ligase, whose protein sequence is MDTYELITRNTEEVITEEEVQELAEDPTGKRVYVGYEPSGVLHVGHLLTANKLIDLQDAGFEVVILLADVHAYLNGKGTFEEIRDTAEQMRAQFLAYGLDEEQTEFVYGSEFQLDEDYVLDLHELELSTSLNRAQRAMAELQSGETAKVSHVVYPLMQALDIEYLDLDLAVGGLDQRKVHMLHREEMPNLEYDTRPCLHTPILADLETGVGKMSSSKGVTISMEDSSEDLKDKVNSAFCPPTAEPEPDDDGNERYNPVLELFRYHVFPRFESVTVERPEKYGGNLVYDDYDSLEADLESGELHPADAKNTLAEYLDELIADGREKLREIRGN, encoded by the coding sequence ATGGACACCTACGAGTTGATCACTCGGAACACCGAGGAGGTCATCACGGAGGAGGAGGTTCAGGAACTGGCCGAGGACCCCACAGGCAAGCGGGTCTACGTCGGCTACGAGCCCTCCGGCGTGCTTCACGTCGGCCACCTCCTCACCGCGAACAAGCTCATCGACCTCCAGGACGCCGGATTCGAGGTCGTCATCCTGCTCGCGGACGTGCACGCCTACCTCAACGGGAAGGGCACCTTCGAGGAAATCCGTGACACCGCCGAGCAGATGCGCGCGCAGTTCCTCGCGTACGGCCTCGACGAGGAGCAGACCGAGTTCGTCTACGGGAGCGAGTTCCAGCTCGACGAGGACTACGTGCTGGACCTCCACGAGCTCGAGCTCAGCACGAGCCTGAACCGCGCCCAGCGCGCGATGGCCGAACTGCAGTCGGGCGAGACCGCGAAGGTCAGCCACGTCGTCTACCCGCTGATGCAGGCGCTCGACATCGAGTACCTCGACCTCGACCTCGCCGTCGGCGGGCTGGACCAGCGCAAGGTCCACATGCTCCACCGCGAGGAGATGCCGAACCTCGAGTACGACACCCGCCCGTGCCTGCACACGCCCATCCTGGCCGACCTCGAGACGGGCGTCGGCAAGATGTCCTCCTCGAAGGGCGTCACCATCTCCATGGAGGACTCCTCCGAGGACCTCAAGGACAAGGTCAACTCCGCGTTCTGCCCGCCGACCGCGGAGCCCGAACCGGACGACGACGGGAACGAGCGCTACAACCCGGTGCTCGAACTGTTCCGGTACCACGTCTTCCCGCGCTTCGAGTCCGTCACGGTCGAGCGCCCCGAGAAGTACGGCGGCAACCTCGTCTACGACGACTACGACTCGCTCGAAGCCGACCTCGAATCGGGCGAACTCCACCCGGCGGACGCGAAGAACACGCTCGCGGAGTACCTCGACGAACTCATCGCGGACGGCCGTGAGAAGCTCCGCGAGATCCGCGGGAACTGA
- a CDS encoding DoxX family protein: MALELTGSGGIALLLARVLVGGVLAFMGLNHFMQTEDMAGYAQMKGVPAPTLAVTFSGGMLVFGGLSIVLGAYAAIGAGALALFLLVTTPMMHDFWTMDDPEQQQSEMINFLKNVGLLGAVLAFLVLAGTQWPYAIGVGL, translated from the coding sequence ATGGCGCTCGAACTAACCGGTTCCGGTGGCATCGCGCTCCTCCTCGCCCGCGTCCTCGTGGGTGGCGTGCTCGCCTTTATGGGGCTCAACCACTTCATGCAGACCGAAGACATGGCCGGGTATGCACAGATGAAGGGCGTGCCAGCACCGACGCTGGCGGTCACGTTCTCGGGCGGGATGCTCGTCTTCGGTGGTCTGAGCATCGTCCTCGGGGCGTACGCCGCCATCGGCGCGGGTGCACTGGCGCTGTTCCTGCTGGTGACGACGCCGATGATGCACGACTTCTGGACGATGGACGACCCCGAACAGCAACAGAGCGAGATGATAAACTTCCTGAAGAACGTCGGCCTGCTGGGCGCTGTCCTCGCGTTCCTGGTCCTCGCCGGGACCCAGTGGCCGTACGCCATCGGGGTGGGCCTCTAG
- a CDS encoding flavin reductase family protein codes for MEIDPAEVDGSLYRTLSGSVVPRPIAWVSTTSEDGVDNLAPFSFFTVAAIDPPILVFAPVDGPDGLKDTPRNVRDTGELVVNIVTDDTVEAMNQTAATLPADESEFDQSGASRAESTRVSPPRVAESPIAFECELYDLQDVGSSSLILAEVVYVHVADAVTTDSKVDVEKLDAVGRMAGSWYASTEDRFSLERPP; via the coding sequence ATGGAGATCGACCCTGCCGAGGTGGATGGCTCGCTCTACCGCACGCTCTCCGGGTCCGTGGTCCCCCGGCCCATCGCCTGGGTCAGCACGACCAGTGAGGACGGCGTCGACAACCTCGCGCCGTTCTCCTTCTTCACGGTCGCGGCCATCGACCCGCCCATCCTGGTGTTCGCACCGGTCGACGGCCCCGACGGCCTGAAGGACACCCCGCGGAACGTCCGCGACACCGGGGAACTCGTGGTCAACATCGTGACCGACGACACCGTCGAGGCGATGAACCAGACGGCCGCGACCCTGCCCGCCGACGAGAGCGAGTTCGACCAGTCGGGCGCGAGCCGTGCCGAATCGACGCGCGTCTCGCCCCCGCGAGTGGCGGAGTCGCCCATCGCGTTCGAGTGCGAACTGTACGACCTGCAGGACGTGGGCAGTTCGAGCCTGATACTCGCGGAGGTCGTTTACGTCCACGTCGCCGACGCGGTCACGACCGACAGCAAGGTGGACGTGGAGAAACTGGACGCCGTGGGCCGTATGGCGGGCTCGTGGTACGCGAGCACCGAGGACCGGTTCTCGCTGGAACGACCGCCGTAG
- a CDS encoding SRPBCC family protein: protein MQSQPQVRLAQTPDGRRLEVGRDLPVDRMLAWELLTDTWRWPDWGPTVTDVEAPDRFISPGDEGKVRVVGSFWVPFEVTSSDGERWTWDVAGIPATGHRIEYLGPERCRVVFEVPLLAAGYVPVCQRALSNIQDILLGPE from the coding sequence ATGCAATCACAGCCACAGGTCCGGCTCGCGCAGACCCCCGATGGCCGCCGGCTGGAGGTCGGACGCGACCTGCCAGTCGACCGGATGCTCGCGTGGGAACTGCTCACGGACACGTGGCGCTGGCCGGACTGGGGCCCGACGGTCACCGACGTCGAGGCCCCGGACCGGTTCATCTCACCCGGCGATGAGGGGAAGGTGCGCGTCGTCGGCAGTTTCTGGGTCCCTTTCGAGGTGACCTCCTCGGACGGCGAACGCTGGACCTGGGACGTGGCGGGAATCCCGGCGACCGGCCATCGGATCGAGTACCTCGGGCCCGAGCGCTGTCGTGTCGTCTTCGAGGTGCCGCTACTGGCGGCGGGCTACGTGCCAGTCTGCCAGCGAGCCCTCTCGAACATCCAGGACATCCTGCTCGGGCCGGAGTGA
- a CDS encoding ABC transporter ATP-binding protein — MITVEDLHKSYDGFVAVDGSSFTVDRGEVFGVVGPNGAGKTTTLKMLAGLIEPTSGHISIAGHPAGDTDMRRNLGFLPEESPLYEEMTAHSYLEFFADLYDVPSDVATERITTALDRLDLEHRERRIGDMSKGMKRKVAIARSLVNDPDVLIYDEPASGLDPLTTNYIIEFTEQLAAQGKTIVFSAHNLYHVESICDRVIVMNHGDIIARGSLEEIRQEHGRTAYHVFTDVRVEGSERVGDGRFETVVSDMDAVDRLRSQATSRGGSVVDLQTKNPSLEDIFLDIAGETPEEAREAEQDRTVGEAET; from the coding sequence ATGATAACCGTCGAGGACCTCCACAAATCGTACGACGGGTTCGTGGCCGTCGACGGCAGTTCCTTCACCGTCGACCGGGGCGAGGTCTTCGGCGTCGTCGGGCCGAACGGTGCGGGAAAGACGACGACGTTGAAGATGCTCGCCGGCCTCATCGAGCCGACGAGCGGCCACATCTCCATCGCCGGCCACCCCGCCGGAGACACCGACATGCGCCGGAATCTCGGCTTCCTCCCCGAGGAGTCGCCGCTCTACGAAGAGATGACGGCACACTCCTATCTCGAGTTCTTCGCCGACCTGTACGACGTCCCCAGCGACGTGGCAACAGAGCGTATCACGACCGCACTCGACCGGCTCGACCTCGAACACCGGGAGCGCCGAATCGGCGACATGTCCAAGGGCATGAAGCGCAAGGTCGCCATCGCCCGGTCCCTCGTCAACGACCCGGACGTGCTCATCTACGACGAGCCCGCATCCGGACTCGACCCTCTCACGACGAACTACATCATCGAGTTCACCGAACAGCTCGCCGCCCAGGGCAAGACGATTGTCTTCTCCGCACACAACCTCTACCACGTCGAGAGCATCTGCGACCGCGTCATCGTGATGAACCACGGCGACATCATCGCCCGTGGCAGCCTCGAAGAGATCCGCCAGGAGCACGGTCGGACCGCCTACCACGTGTTCACCGACGTTCGTGTCGAGGGCAGCGAACGCGTCGGTGACGGCCGGTTCGAGACGGTCGTCTCGGACATGGACGCCGTCGACCGACTCCGGTCGCAGGCGACGAGCCGGGGCGGCTCGGTCGTCGACCTGCAGACGAAGAACCCGAGCCTGGAGGACATCTTCCTCGACATCGCCGGCGAGACGCCCGAGGAGGCCCGTGAGGCGGAGCAGG